Below is a window of Megalopta genalis isolate 19385.01 chromosome 7, iyMegGena1_principal, whole genome shotgun sequence DNA.
GAACGTGAGACAAGCCGAAAGAACATGTCGTATGGCGGTTTTCTTGCTAATAGACCACAAAAAGGTGTGAAAGAAAACGGGTCGGCCGGAAATCAATCGGATCGAAACGATACGATACGCCGCGCGATTTCAAATCTGATCGAAAGGAGACCGCTTACAAATTAGGAATGAGCCTTGTTCAGTGTTAACATTGAGGTCAGGTTTGTTAGAAGAGGCTGATTAGGATGGTACTTACGTGACGGTATCTTCTTGAATACTGTCTTGGCCATGAAGTCTTGAAAGCGTTGCGCGTAAAAGCCCGGCCGGTGTACCGATACCGTGTCCTGCAAAAATAAATCATCGCCGTTTCATCGTCTGCGCTTCATTCAAGGCGGTCACCGCGTGCCATTCGGACGATTAAGAACATCTTCCTCCGTTCACTATTTTTATTTCCCCCTTTTATGCATCGAATACTACCGTCGTAAAAAGAAGTGGCTCGAGACGACAAGAAAAttctattttgtattttatttctaaATCTATGATAATTCATAGGTCATTACCGGTCATCGAGCAGTTAACATAAAACGGCCAACGACGGGCCCCTTCTTTCAGGCAACAGAGAAAATGTTCTTTATTGTCAAAATGATGGCACAACCCGTGTGGCCCACCCTGCAATCGTCTAACGTGGAACAAGGGACCAACCATGTTAGCTATAAATGGCCATCGGTTGCCGAGACCAGCGATTAATTTTGAAGTTAACGAACGGAATGTGAACGGAATCGATAAAGGTAAAATCGATAGTACTTACACCGTCGTGTATCATGGATTTCCAGGTGTGCTCGAGCTTTTTCTTAAGCCTGTAACTTTGCAAAATATCAATGATACCAAGGAAGAGTAAGAGGCGTTCGCCGCGAGCATTGCGAGCAGGGATCCCACCTGGACTGCTAGGAACACGAACGCAATTAAAATCACGTTATTAGAGGATCCGTGGTGTATACAATCGTAAGAGGATCGGCCCTCACGATACTCACGGTACATCGTCCTCCTCGTCGATTGGCTCGCTTTCGGCCTGGATGCTCTCCATAGCGGTACTATGCGCGACCAGCCTTTGTCGGTTTATGCTTCGCGATCGGTTCAGGGCCCCGGCTCCTATTCTGTCCTCTCTTTCACGCTCTCTTTCTGCTTGAGCGAATCCTCCCGCGTCCCCTGCCACGTCCCCGACCTCTTCGTCCGCGCTGGCCGATAACCTTTGTTCCTGCTGAAACCAAACAATTGCATTTTGGTCGCTTGGCGAAGCCTGGACACTCGGTTTCGCGATTTTCGCACGAAAATAACAACTTCCCTCAAGAAACTTGGCGAATATTCAAAGGCATAAAGGGTGTTTGGATATTCGAGGTTCTACAGAATatattaggttggggaataagttcgtagcgtttttaatattttcttttattttacaacgattttttgctgttcgacaaagtgtataatattcattcgatagagctctttctgctctacgaaactgtgctaatcgtctttttgagtaatttaagtTATTTTTGAGgtttagaaatggaatatccaggaggtaagaagcaacgttttcgacaccttctcttcttcgcttttcatcgaggccaaaaagctgccgaagcagcccgggacatttgcaacgtatacggagaaggtgtcataggcgagtctacagcacggaaatggtttgcgaagttcaaaaattgcgattttttGACGATTTTCAATCATCTtcattcaatgggatttgccgaaaaattgggagcctgggtgcctcacgagcttaacgaaaacaacaaagaaaatcgccttcaaattgcttgataaaaacgctacgaacttattccccaacccaatattCGGATATATTTTTGCCATTATCTTGAGAAAACAATCTAATGTCTTTCAGCAAAATTAATTGTTTGTTAAAAAAAGACTAGGCAGACCTGGGCATgtttaaagagacattacttgAAATATTAGTTCAAATAACGCGTAACAATGTTGGAAATACTATTTAAAGTAACACGTCATTTTACTTTAGAATTACTTGAAATGATTATTCGAGATAATGCTTGAAGAATGTCATTCTTCTCGGAGATTGCACAGTGAAGTAATTATCAGCTCTGAGTCTGATTTATACTGACACACTCATCGACATTCCTGCAAGATAAAAGGACTGATCTCACAATGATAAATGATCACTCTTTAAGAAGAAACATTCTTCCGGAGAATAAGAATTTTCTTTTTCCTCTTCGATATGGATTATTTCAAATAGTTATTCCTTATCTTCGTTTCAAATGAAATCTGCCCAGGTCTGGTCCGTTAATCTAGCAGTAATCTGTTAAATTATAAAGCCTTCGGAAAGGCACAGCTGCCTCGCGCAGTTCACGCTTTAAATTCGCGGGAACTATCTCTGTTATTTAATACTGCTATGCTGTAACGCAAATGATTGCACCTTCGGAATCGCACTTACCGCTTTCTCCCTGGCAGCCTGATCGAGATTATGGATGCCAACGAGCAGCGAGTAGTCCATAATCTTGAAGCTCTCCAACACCCTGCAGTCTCTCTGGATCGTTTTCACCAAAGCGCTGTAGGTGTCCGCCTCCAAGAAGATCCCGTCAGAATGATGCTCCATGAAATCCAAGTCCTTGTACGTCGGAGAAGACTTGGACCTTTCTGTTTTCGACGCCTAAACCAGAAACATCTCGGCGTCAGAAGAAAGATAATTCCCATAAAATCATTCGACAATTATCTGTTAACCCATTGACTGTcacgcaaatttagcgcgtcttgccctgggtgccacggttttattttaaagaaaacatgaagttttacaaaatataataatattaagttaccgatataatattgcaatggtatttacagtatttttttatcgataatcaatatgttctctatactatatacatttttcattcatcctttttctaatagttcctaactcaaatagccatttgtagccaatctaaacttgcagcacccattacgagatatctcgtagctggcagttttggtacagacgcttactacgagatatctcgtagttggcagtcaatgggttaatcGATGTTACCTTTCGTTTGTACGTTGAACCCTTCAGATCGTATTTCTGATGTAGCTTCACCGACGAGGGCAGCAGGTTATTCATGGCGATTAATCTAACGTTCTTGCTATTGCAACGATAGCAATACAACCCGAAGAACTTTGGCAGTAACGTCCTCGGATTTTGATTCAGGTTCTACAACAAATTAGTGACCGGGTCAGCGGTGTTCTAAGAAGAATTCTTCAGTCTTCTAAAGATTTATTTACGGATTTAGTTACCATGTAATATCCAGGAAGTAGGGTCTGCAGAAACTCTCCCTCTTTGTGTTGCACAGTCTTTATGATGAACTCGTCATCATCGGTTAGGTAGAAGATACTCCCACTAGCGCCTGGATTCGATAATTCGCGTAACGGTGCGCTGCACATCGACATCTGAATATTCAAAGCGACGATTAGCCGGTGTCGCAACGATTACCATGGTCGGCAATACAACGGGGGAATGTTAAACGATATTCCTTCGTCGCTTCGTCGAGCAAATGCGCGCTGTGTGTACTCACTAAAAAGTCGTCCGGTTGGATGCCGAAGAGATCTCGAAAGTAACGAAATGCAATGGGTGCGTAATTTTTGAACTTAAACTCGGAGAAATGGTGAGCCGGCGTGTGATTCGAGCCTTCGCTGGGGAAATTCGTCGTTTCGACGGTCATGAAATCCTGCATCAACAGATCACGCTCCGGCTTGCTCGCCAGACCGCCGACCGCGTGCTGGATGCCCAATTGTATCGATCCCATGATTTGTGTCGTTTGGATCTACAATGCAAATCAACGGAAACACGGTGTGAGCGACCGACATCGACTACGAGAAAACGCCGAAATTCTATCGCAACGATCTATTCAATCAAAATCTACTTTTTACTCTAGCCAACGGGTTACCATTTAGCTCTATTACAACTTGAACTACAACGAAGACTTGCGAGTGTAATCGAATCTAGATTAATCGAGCCTAGATTTTACTAGACGATGATGACTGCGATTCTACGCGAAGTGAACATTCGGTGCATCAGTCGCGAGAAACAGGAGCTGAATAAAAATGTGTCTCGTCTTTCAGTGATTCGAATCGATTGAACATCTCGCTAAGAATATAAATCCGCGGTCGAACGATGCGCGATCATCGAATAAAGAATGGCCAACAAGTATCTCATCCTTTACGCCTCGCTCGAAACATTTGATCGTTCGATTAGAAAGTTTCGGACGAAGTTTCTTCTCGGAGACCCTTCATCAAAGTTTGCGCTTCGAGTCGCATTCCGCCCCAACCCTCTGTCGCTTTTTTCGCTAGAATTCCTTCCGTAGATTCGAACCGATTATAACGTTTTTGCTGAATTCAATACTTCACCTTTTTGTACGTGATTTCACCTCCCACCCCAACTCTTCTGTGGCCAATCTTTCTTTCTCGCTCCGACTTGTTCCTCGACACCCCCGCAGGGGTTTTGAGCCCCGTGGTGCCATGCTGTGTTACCGAGCTCTGCAAACAGTACAATACAGTTACGACGCTGCTAGCAGTGACGCTTACCATTCCGAAATTTAAGTCTACAAAAGAAGCTCGGCGCTGGTCTTATCGTCCCCCGTTAGTTACCGCCCTTCGCTGCCCTAATCCCTCGACCGTGCTCTACAGGTCGGCTAACCTCTCTACGATACTCGAAACTTTGCTGCCGCCACTACCTGTAGCAGAACTTACGGTTCCTTCGTCGAAGGAATGCTGTGACTGGAAACATCCAGTTTCGGGTGCGTCCTTACTTAACGCTAACTACAAGGTACACGTATTATTTAACAGTTTATTCGTCAGATGTCCATTAATAAGTTTTCGAAAGACAGTTTAACAATTCTCCTCGAAGCAATTTTCTTGAACAGTGCTTAATAATTTTGTCGTAAATACGAACACGCCAAAAGAATTGATTCACTGACTTTTAACATATTCGATTTTAATTCATTAGCGTATAAATACGAACGCTGTCGCAACGGACAGCGTCGACGTGTGAAGCAAACAAATTGTCTGAGTAATAAACTGTTCTGTCTACAAGAGATGTCATTGGTACATTTTATGCTGCGTGTAATACTGGACAGGGAAGGGCAGGTGACATTATCACGTGCTCCGGGGGCGGGTCTCACCCTCAACCCCGGATTACTCATAGGGGGTGTGGTATAAACCCCGTTAGGATATATTTGAACCTGGTGACGGACGGTGAGTTAGCTGTCCGAAAATTGCTCGAACATCGATTCGACGTTCCCGGCGATCATCGGCATCTCCCGATGCACGTCTAGATTTCCCAAGTCGGCATTTCCGACCCCATTCGGTAACGATTCTATTTCAAAATTCAGCCAGCTCGGGCAAACCGGTGGCCGGCCTGACACACTTCGGTGGCCGTTTGTTTCATCGGCAAGACAAACACCGGAGGAAGCGTCGCAAGACCCGGCCTGTTACGCGTCATCCGAATGAATAATTATTCGACTATTCTCGTCTCTGCTGTCTCTAGCCACACTGTTCGCCTATCTCTCTCGCTGATCCAACCGCTTTATTTACCGCGCCCGCGGCCCGTTTGTTTACCGCGCTTTTTTTCCCGGAAAAACCGATTCACCTCGTTAAAAAAAACCGACTCACGTTCTCGATAAGACAATGGCGCATCCCAGCTCGCGGCCGGAATCCTGAAAACACGCGGCCGCGCCGCGTAATCGCTGGCTAATCTCGCGTCACGATCTCGCGTCACGGGACACGCTCGGgtgtcgacgacgacgacagatTGATTAACGCCACACCCGGCCAAAAATAGATTCCGATTCCGCTGAATGAGTCGACGGGGCGACGCGCGTCCGGAACGACCATTGACAGGAAATTAAAGGGAATCGATACGGCCCATCATCCGTCGTCTAGTGCGTTCGAGCGAGCGGGTCCTCAACGCTGCTCGGAACCTTGAAGAACCGAGTGACAATGGTGACGCATACTGGTGCATGTGCGATGCTATTCCCGGACCGTGCGGATTTTTCAATGGGATCACAGTGACGCCGACATTTACGCGAACTTCGTGCGAACGGTAATTCGAACGCCGTCCTCAACGCCGAACGTACCGCCTCTGCTTCCAACTATGTACTAGCTTCCGGGGAAATGATTCAACCGACGTTAACTAGTAGAGCATTTCGAGTGTGTTCGATCCCGCATGCGACGTGTGACAGACAGTTTTAGTGCCCGGCTGATTTTAGTGCTGTTTGTGTGAGAGTGCTGCTCGCCGAATGCTCGGCGAATCGTTTTCGGTAGCTTTCTGACAGCGGAGCATCCACTAATCGAGTTGAACTAACAACGCATCTAGCCTAAAGCTTTCGAAGTAGATTCGTAGAAGGACGTGAGCGCGGAAGTGTCAGTCGGTCAGAGAAATCGTTCACAGAATCAAAAGCAGACAGCGGAGATCCACTTGTCCGAACTCCATTTATCAGAACGAAATGTTGGCCTGATCTTGCGAATCTCTCCTATCATCTAAAGCGCTGTCGAACCGCAATTATGCGATCACCAAGGTTGCATCGCGAACCTCTCGCATCCCCGTGCGAGGAATGCATTAAGTTCGATTAagtccattatccgaacgagaACTCAGATTGTTTGAACTTGAAGTTACCGTGTACCGGATGCGTTGTAAACAAAGTTAGCATAACTTACAATCCGGAGTTCGTATAAACGAAGCTTTACTGTATACTTTAAATAGCAGTGCGTCAAGCACGAAGCTTGTCTAGCTAAGAGAACACACGTTCTACTTCTTACGTTGTTAACTCACGTCCTTGTTGCACTCAGTCCATTAATTGTGAACGCGTCGGTAGCACGATCTTATGTGAACGAATGAAACTAACAACAACGAATTTGGTGTTTTCAAGAGACCGATGTTTGGAATGATGGCTAACAGATACTCACAGAAGTTAAACTGCAGGGTGCGGCCACGAGAAATTCGACCGAACGATTCGTTTACTCACGAAAGGGAAATGCGATTCGCAGCGACGACGCAATTTTCGTTCGTTCGAGAGAAAGATCGTTCTCgtttactttttcttttttttttcgcgaaATCACGGCGGTCGGAGGAACGGCGATGGTCGTAGACAGTACCTTGAACGCGGCAAATCGACCCGGCACCGTCGACATTCCACGGTGAAGAATGAAACGTGTGAAAATGCGCGAATCGAACAGCGGGAGATAGCAAGGATTTTTCTTACATAACAGCCGTGTCTGCGAGCTACATCTGTTCCGTGGCATCGTTACTTCGTTGGCCGCGctttttcatttaaatctaGCGCCGATGCATACGCCGATGTTACATAAATAACcgggacattttttttttatgtaaCGTTTAGCTACGTCGAGTAATTCATTATATCGGCGAGCAACGATTATATGTGTTCGACGGAGCCATAGTTTCGTCTATCAACTGTTTTAAACAGTTAATCGCGCGAATTAAATAACCCTTAGCCGTTTCGCGAGCAAAATTTGTAAACACTTCCAAGGCTTTCTTGCGTAAATCTTTGTTTTCTACGAACAAACGATTAATTGCGTGATAGTTTACAAGAGGGAGCTGCAGTTCTTTGTATCAATATGTGCGGGAGAGGTTTTAATgtctttttaaaaaatttatcttttttaaatttcagtACATATTTAACAGAATCCCGCTGTGAAGTCCTAAACGCCCTTGTTGAATACTTATTATCAAAATCTTATTGTCAgttttgcaaatattaaatgtttgtttaatttaaaagaaatgtaATGTTTTAAAATGGTATATTAATTTAaggtaataaattaatattatatagcgTATATAGCACATTAATTTAAGGTAATAAATTAACATTATATAGCGTATATAGCATATTAATTTaaagtaataaattaatattatatagcgTATATAGCATATTAATTtaagataataaattaatattatatagcgTATGTAGCATATTAATTCAAGGTAATAAATTAACATTATATAGTGTATATAGAACATTAATTTAAGGTAATAAATTAACATTATATAGTGTATATAGCATATTAATTCAAGGTAATAAATTAACATTATATAGTGTATATAGCACATTAATTCAaggtaataaattaatattttttaaaaaggaaAATTAATACCTCTCCCGCACAAAGCGTGTCAACTGCCTGAAACGATTAACTGAATCAGCAAGATCTTAGCCCTTGTGAGtgaaatatgtaaatattaagGCTCTGAATGAATGATATTTCTTGCATATACTATTCTTTCAAGCATGCAGGCCaagaatgaaattaattatgcGATAGAATACGAGAGGCAGCTATAGTTCGACGTATCGACAATTTTAATCAACGTTCGACCATCTGCGGGCCATTTTGGATCTTCCAGATAAGACCGTTTTCCCAATAGTTGCTATCGCAGAAAAATTCATTTACTGGAACATTTAAAAATCGTCGACCCTGTTTGGAGCTCAGATTTAAATTCCTCGTGAATATGCATCTAACGTGGTCTCGCCTAACAGCCATAGAAACAAACCGGCGGAGCGGAAGAGCGATATTGTACGTACGTCTCGAGAATTTCGATAGTGCGCCCCCATCGGTTATCTGTTCCGCTCACCGGCGCGCACCGAATCATGCGAGCGTGAACACTGCATAATATTAAATTGTTGCATAAATTCCGCTCGCTGCGAATCCCCTTGGATTCGACGTTTTAAAAACGATTTACGAAACGGAACTAACGGACTATGTACGAATGCCATATATTGTACGCTATCGGGACAAGTTCATCGGCGAATTAATTAACCGAGACTGCAATCGATTTTCAATTCGCTGCTCgtacaaaaagaaaaagaaaaaagaaaagaatcagTTAAATCCCACGAACTCCGTGTCCATTTTTCGACCTAGTTGCTTCTCTTGTACACTTCGATTTCTCTTGGTCAAAGCTTTCATAATTCATACGGAGATTATAAGTCGCTTCTGAGCTCCGACTAGGGCTGCACAGGACATGTTCCGAACGGTTCGATGCTACCAAAAAATCGAAGTTGGCGAAGTTACACCGTTGTTCGTGCTGCAAGAGGATTGCTTTAACAAGATCATCGTAATGCGTCCTCAAGGTAGCAAAGAGGATCCAAACAAGTGTCATTTAGCTGAACATAGAATATGCGATGTTTCGTCTACACGAAATAACCGAGCACGTGCTCGTTAACCAGTTAAGTGTGTTTGATAAATATATATCCGTCATGGAGATGTGGCAGAATTTCGTGTCATGACGATTATATCCGtcattcgtaaaattttgttacaatttgatatttaaattgtcattctggcgaaaactaaattatattcgtaaattttaatatgttcaAAATATGTGTAGAGGTCGAGACGAAATgagacgaacaaatgaaaattataaataatttcagttGGATTCATAACTTCCTGAGAGCATCGCTTGGATTATCAGCGCTTTGCAAAGAGATGGCcacacagttaactggttaaaaaaCGAGAACAGTGAATCGGCGAGATAGAGGAACTTTGAGCAGGATCGAAAGCAACAGATTGAGATCGTGTTTGCAGCCCTAGACGTGGCAGCCTGGAAGCGGGGCCTGCAAAGGCTCCGTAATTGTCCAGGTTTATATGCGGGGTGTTTTAGCAACTTACGTCAAACGCCGTCACCTTGTCCCCCGTCGATTTATCTGTAACAGATCGGAAAGGCATAGATAACGTTGTGGATCGCGTGAAATAAGGTCACGTAACAGTCGGCCCGTGCACCACCTATACCTTGTGTCCGCCATTAGTGAATGAAACTGAAGTCCCGTTCTCTAAGTTGCGGTGGAACGAGAATCGCATGGCCGTGCCGATCAGTTAATGCCGATGCATATTCCGGGAAAGAAACGAGAAAGTGGAACGTTAACCGAGTTCAAAAACGAAAGTCGTGCACACGCACCCGGGTGCAGAGCCGATTCACTATTGACAGCGTCAAAGTGAACCgttatacggtaatgtctccctaaccgacgctcggttcgcgcagaaaaatggacaatttgagaagaggagatacgattatccgagtgtCGCGGTTTGATTTCATCGTTTCgcattgtcaacaactataataaaAACGAGCACGAATGATCGTATGCATACGCCGATGTTACATAAATAACCGAGACATTTTT
It encodes the following:
- the PIP5K59B gene encoding phosphatidylinositol 4-phosphate 5-kinase 59B isoform X15, with translation MASGDNVDVIEVVETSFTGPTLAAEDHLRPDQSADEDNKSTGDKVTAFDSSVTQHGTTGLKTPAGVSRNKSERERKIGHRRVGVGGEITYKKIQTTQIMGSIQLGIQHAVGGLASKPERDLLMQDFMTVETTNFPSEGSNHTPAHHFSEFKFKNYAPIAFRYFRDLFGIQPDDFLMSMCSAPLRELSNPGASGSIFYLTDDDEFIIKTVQHKEGEFLQTLLPGYYMNLNQNPRTLLPKFFGLYCYRCNSKNVRLIAMNNLLPSSVKLHQKYDLKGSTYKRKASKTERSKSSPTYKDLDFMEHHSDGIFLEADTYSALVKTIQRDCRVLESFKIMDYSLLVGIHNLDQAAREKAQEQRLSASADEEVGDVAGDAGGFAQAEREREREDRIGAGALNRSRSINRQRLVAHSTAMESIQAESEPIDEEDDVPSPGGIPARNARGERLLLFLGIIDILQSYRLKKKLEHTWKSMIHDGDTVSVHRPGFYAQRFQDFMAKTVFKKIPSLDLPEIKGNHRKFRNLVTSYIALKHSPSKRKSITRPLRPLDGDFDSTGGTLPSTCSTPPPPFDDAVRSNDQTLASGGQLQQGAPTTILTSSLSSAQSKQNKVVHHVTLTKTYHDAVSISDVHLESSGSGSGSGGRETKSSLSVESGGSSRGGGGLTWTPPAGSNEGSTPTWTEGTPSYTESSSSGDAGCPTTPIRGSQRQDDGGRIAATVEEALASLTTEMRRTSDAATDHVEQRPSLSMYRQVRTSFKRVIANHVPVMKSRQTVYVVVDRKP
- the PIP5K59B gene encoding phosphatidylinositol 4-phosphate 5-kinase 59B isoform X5; translation: MASGDNVDVIEVVETSFTGPTLAAEDHLRPDQSADEDNKSTGDKVTAFDSSVTQHGTTGLKTPAGVSRNKSERERKIGHRRVGVGGEITYKKIQTTQIMGSIQLGIQHAVGGLASKPERDLLMQDFMTVETTNFPSEGSNHTPAHHFSEFKFKNYAPIAFRYFRDLFGIQPDDFLMSMCSAPLRELSNPGASGSIFYLTDDDEFIIKTVQHKEGEFLQTLLPGYYMNLNQNPRTLLPKFFGLYCYRCNSKNVRLIAMNNLLPSSVKLHQKYDLKGSTYKRKASKTERSKSSPTYKDLDFMEHHSDGIFLEADTYSALVKTIQRDCRVLESFKIMDYSLLVGIHNLDQAAREKAEQRLSASADEEVGDVAGDAGGFAQAEREREREDRIGAGALNRSRSINRQRLVAHSTAMESIQAESEPIDEEDDVPPGGIPARNARGERLLLFLGIIDILQSYRLKKKLEHTWKSMIHDGDTVSVHRPGFYAQRFQDFMAKTVFKKIPSLDLPEIKGNHRKFRNLVTSYIALKHSPSKRKSITRPLRPLDGDFDSTAVPTTGSTTMHATSPTKAVTPTDPMISTTSTVVSAGSAPIATSTPVNFASGSVSPPPLTLAAGPIPVPVHQEPVQASSAAKATSYPAVLKGRTAASPPIPNLVPSGKVPPPVPPRGTGQSRTAGRSSEEHRGPGTATSTSSITSSRGGTLPSTCSTPPPPFDDAVRSNDQTLASGGQLQQGAPTTILTSSLSSAQSKQNKVVHHVTLTKTYHDAVSISDVHLESSGSGSGSGGRETKSSLSVESGGSSRGGGGLTWTPPAGSNEGSTPTWTEGTPSYTESSSSGDAGCPTTPIRGSQRQDDGGRIAATVEEALASLTTEMRRTSDAATDHVEQRPSLSMYRQVRTSFKRVIANHVPVMKSRQTVYVVVDRKP
- the PIP5K59B gene encoding phosphatidylinositol 4-phosphate 5-kinase 59B isoform X4 translates to MASGDNVDVIEVVETSFTGPTLAAEDHLRPDQSADEDNKSTGDKVTAFDSSVTQHGTTGLKTPAGVSRNKSERERKIGHRRVGVGGEITYKKIQTTQIMGSIQLGIQHAVGGLASKPERDLLMQDFMTVETTNFPSEGSNHTPAHHFSEFKFKNYAPIAFRYFRDLFGIQPDDFLMSMCSAPLRELSNPGASGSIFYLTDDDEFIIKTVQHKEGEFLQTLLPGYYMNLNQNPRTLLPKFFGLYCYRCNSKNVRLIAMNNLLPSSVKLHQKYDLKGSTYKRKASKTERSKSSPTYKDLDFMEHHSDGIFLEADTYSALVKTIQRDCRVLESFKIMDYSLLVGIHNLDQAAREKAEQRLSASADEEVGDVAGDAGGFAQAEREREREDRIGAGALNRSRSINRQRLVAHSTAMESIQAESEPIDEEDDVPSPGGIPARNARGERLLLFLGIIDILQSYRLKKKLEHTWKSMIHDGDTVSVHRPGFYAQRFQDFMAKTVFKKIPSLDLPEIKGNHRKFRNLVTSYIALKHSPSKRKSITRPLRPLDGDFDSTAVPTTGSTTMHATSPTKAVTPTDPMISTTSTVVSAGSAPIATSTPVNFASGSVSPPPLTLAAGPIPVPVHQEPVQASSAAKATSYPAVLKGRTAASPPIPNLVPSGKVPPPVPPRGTGQSRTAGRSSEEHRGPGTATSTSSITSSRGGTLPSTCSTPPPPFDDAVRSNDQTLASGGQLQQGAPTTILTSSLSSAQSKQNKVVHHVTLTKTYHDAVSISDVHLESSGSGSGSGGRETKSSLSVESGGSSRGGGGLTWTPPAGSNEGSTPTWTEGTPSYTESSSSGDAGCPTTPIRGSQRQDDGGRIAATVEEALASLTTEMRRTSDAATDHVEQRPSLSMYRQVRTSFKRVIANHVPVMKSRQTVYVVVDRKP
- the PIP5K59B gene encoding phosphatidylinositol 4-phosphate 5-kinase 59B isoform X11; its protein translation is MASGDNVDVIEVVETSFTGPTLAAEDHLRPDQSADEDNKSTGDKVTAFDSSVTQHGTTGLKTPAGVSRNKSERERKIGHRRVGVGGEITYKKIQTTQIMGSIQLGIQHAVGGLASKPERDLLMQDFMTVETTNFPSEGSNHTPAHHFSEFKFKNYAPIAFRYFRDLFGIQPDDFLMSMCSAPLRELSNPGASGSIFYLTDDDEFIIKTVQHKEGEFLQTLLPGYYMNLNQNPRTLLPKFFGLYCYRCNSKNVRLIAMNNLLPSSVKLHQKYDLKGSTYKRKASKTERSKSSPTYKDLDFMEHHSDGIFLEADTYSALVKTIQRDCRVLESFKIMDYSLLVGIHNLDQAAREKAQEQRLSASADEEVGDVAGDAGGFAQAEREREREDRIGAGALNRSRSINRQRLVAHSTAMESIQAESEPIDEEDDVPSPGGIPARNARGERLLLFLGIIDILQSYRLKKKLEHTWKSMIHDGDTVSVHRPGFYAQRFQDFMAKTVFKKIPSLDLPEIKGNHRKFRNLVTSYIALKHSPSKRKSITRPLRPLDGDFDSTAVPTTGSTTMHATSPTKAVTPTDPMISTTSTVVSAGSAPIATSTPVNFASGSVSPPPLTLAAGPIPVPVHQEPVQASSAAKATSYPAVLKGRTAASPPIPNLVPSGKVPPPVPPRGTGQSRTAGRSSEEHRGPGTATSTSSITSSRGGTLPSTCSTPPPPFDDAVRSNDQTLASGGQLQQGAPTTILTSSLSSAQSKQNKVVHHVTLTKTYHDAVSISDVHLESSGSGSGSGGRETKSSLSVESGGSSRGGGGLTWTPPAGSNEGSTPTWTEGTPSYTESSSSGDAGCPTTPIRGSQRQDDGGRIAATVEEALASLTTEMTHL
- the PIP5K59B gene encoding phosphatidylinositol 4-phosphate 5-kinase 59B isoform X6, whose translation is MASGDNVDVIEVVETSFTGPTLAAEDHLRPDQSADEDNKSTGDKVTAFDSSVTQHGTTGLKTPAGVSRNKSERERKIGHRRVGVGGEITYKKIQTTQIMGSIQLGIQHAVGGLASKPERDLLMQDFMTVETTNFPSEGSNHTPAHHFSEFKFKNYAPIAFRYFRDLFGIQPDDFLMSMCSAPLRELSNPGASGSIFYLTDDDEFIIKTVQHKEGEFLQTLLPGYYMNLNQNPRTLLPKFFGLYCYRCNSKNVRLIAMNNLLPSSVKLHQKYDLKGSTYKRKASKTERSKSSPTYKDLDFMEHHSDGIFLEADTYSALVKTIQRDCRVLESFKIMDYSLLVGIHNLDQAAREKAQEQRLSASADEEVGDVAGDAGGFAQAEREREREDRIGAGALNRSRSINRQRLVAHSTAMESIQAESEPIDEEDDVPSPGGIPARNARGERLLLFLGIIDILQSYRLKKKLEHTWKSMIHDGDTVSVHRPGFYAQRFQDFMAKTVFKKIPSPLKHSPSKRKSITRPLRPLDGDFDSTAVPTTGSTTMHATSPTKAVTPTDPMISTTSTVVSAGSAPIATSTPVNFASGSVSPPPLTLAAGPIPVPVHQEPVQASSAAKATSYPAVLKGRTAASPPIPNLVPSGKVPPPVPPRGTGQSRTAGRSSEEHRGPGTATSTSSITSSRGGTLPSTCSTPPPPFDDAVRSNDQTLASGGQLQQGAPTTILTSSLSSAQSKQNKVVHHVTLTKTYHDAVSISDVHLESSGSGSGSGGRETKSSLSVESGGSSRGGGGLTWTPPAGSNEGSTPTWTEGTPSYTESSSSGDAGCPTTPIRGSQRQDDGGRIAATVEEALASLTTEMRRTSDAATDHVEQRPSLSMYRQVRTSFKRVIANHVPVMKSRQTVYVVVDRKP